The window ATCTTTTTAgatgtttataatttttttacacgaaataaaacattttttttatttgaaatagaaaaatgataattttttattagacTCTTCTAATTATAATTGAAGTTTTTAGTTGGCTTTGattcacaattttaaagaatttgttAGGTTTGAATTTATGTAGCTAGCATTCTTAGGTAAGCAATTTTGGTATGGCTTCTTTTAACTTTAGTTACATAAATTTATGAACCAAACACTTCCTTGAAATTTGtgcatatttattttctgtcCATGTCCATGCAGACCCTATTTTATTcgtacatttttattttttagattttttttttaatttaaaaaatttagagtcaGTTGTATTTGTTACTCAAGCGACCAATCTAACtcaattcaactcaacttaatggttcaatttttcataaattattttaaaagctcTTATTCGTATTAAGttcatattaataactaaaatatcattaCTTATTCATATTAAGttcatattaataactaaaatattataaaactcaaatatcaaacgtTCATGAGTTCAAATTATCAACTCTAACTTATAAGTTCTNAAAAGCTCTTATTCGTATTAAGttcatattaataactaaaatatcattaCTTATTCATATTAAGttcatattaataactaaaatattataaaactcaaatatcaaacgtTCATGAGTTCAAATTATCAACTCTAACTTATAAGTTCTTGTCATGCATTTCAACTGTGCGTACTAAAACGAACCTAATTTTTCAGCTacttaaaaatttcaaaattttctaacaCGAAAGAACATGGACCCATTCAAAACACGGAGAAGAAATTCAAACCCATTAAAATTTAGGGATTTAATTCACCCCTACCAACTTATTTGGTAGGTAAAATGATCTCTAAGTGCATAATCATCTAATAAAGAAGTGAAAACTTTAAGATATAGAAGCCAAAATGAATCAAAAcggaaaatataaagataaaaagattaaaataatatttaaatgtaaattttatatcaatattaaagctaaatgaaaaaaaaaatacatattcatTCAACCTTcactcggtttttttttactgGTATCCCATATTTCCAAGAACCAGGTTGTTCTTGGGAGCTGGGTGGGGAGGCTGTTGTTTTATCCACTCTTTCTGGGTTGCTTGCATGGTCCTCAGTTCCTTTGACCTAAGTTCCTGTGGCAATTCTTACTCGCCTTTCTCGGGTTCAGTCGTGGATATTTATCGGCTGTTACGATGATCTTGGCCCCAAAATTGGTGCCTTTGCAATAGGCAGAGTTGCTGAGTTTACTATGGTTTTCGTCTTACTCTTGGGTTTGGTTTAATTTCGATAGTCTTCCCTTATGTAAAAGGTACACAATCCTACTTGTGCTCGGCTCTTAACTACTTAGACTATGTATGTAACTTAAGCATCGAAGTGTATTGGACACAACATTAAACCGGTGCTCAAATTCTCCATTTCCAAGTCACTTCAGCTTGCTACTTGACACTCCCTAATAATCGACTTAATCGACTACACTTTGACGTAGGTGGAGACGAAAAGGAGAAAGTAACACATTAGTTCTTCCCATGTGTGAACTAATCCAAACACTTCGTGCAGTGATGACTCCAATTAGGGTTATAATGGTTTTCTTCTTGCTTTGGGTTTGGCTATTGGCTCTATTGTAACTtggttttgaatcttttgatCCTTTACACGACGACTTCTCGAACGAACTATGGATGCTTCGTAACGAAGTGTAACCATATGTTTTGTGAACATTTAGCCTTGCAAAACTATAACTATGTACCATAAACAACTTTCAAAACCTTTTTCTTAGAATCCAAGGACACAGATGTACAACCTATAGAACAGATCTTTTCAAATAAGGTTCTTACGAAACAAATTTTTCGGTCGCTTTCCTAACATTCTCTAGgtttaaaaaggaaagttttctttctttgttttgttaagCTACAAGTGCAACCTCTCATGGAGACAAAAGTTCGACTATAAATACTAAAAAGAATGAATCTAAAGCATACAATTGAGTAAAATCCCAACAGAGATGTGATCCTATTACCTCAAGAAATGGCCTGAAAGTTCAGAGCCGTGAAAAATATTGGTACAGAGAAAGCACCAATGGGAGCCGACATGCATTGTAAACTTAACTCATGCTTTTGATCTGAAAGCTAGACCAGTTTCTACCTTTTTTATTTCGAAGATAAGCATTCTCCACATCTTCAGAACGAACATTTCAGCTTCTTCATCCAAAATTGACTGAAGCAGCTCCAGCATTTGAGATGCTTTTACGTGTTCCTGAGTACTCGAAACTATGTAATCGACAAGAGTGGTTTCCTCTTCCCCCAAAAACTCTGTTATCTTTTTCGAAATCCACGGTCTCATTCTCTCATGTAATGCATGCTGCAAATAAGCATAACAATGCATTAAATTTTCAGAAATATCTACCTATTATATTTCCCTAAAGATGAacgaaaaaattaattagacaGAACCAGCAGGAATCAGAATATAAGTTTTGACCATGTTCTAACATAGAAAACTCAAgtaaagagaatgaaatgagAAAAGACATGCCAACACCCTAGATTGACAGTATTATTAATGCTATGCACAACTACAAACGTGTCGACTTTGCAATTGAAATTCCACGCCCACATAATCTCTAAAACATATGACACCCAAGTTATTCATGTAACACAGTTCACATTTCAATGACcataaatattaagaaaaagagaatCAATGAGACTCCATACCTTTTCATAAATTGCCCAATTTATGTCGTATGAGAATAATTCCTCCTTTGTCTTGGGAATCATATCAATCAACTGTTTCGCATCCAACAGCTTTTTGTTGTCTGGCGTTTTTACTTTATCCAAAACACGGTCTCGCTCCCTATCTCTGTCTGTTGTCTTGTTCTCATCTTTGCTGCGATAGGTATCTTCATCATTTCGGTCTCTATCCCGCTGACTAGATCTTTCACTGGGACGCCTTCCTCGCTCCCTTTCACTGTCAGGCTTCTCTTCTTTAGAATTAACATTTGATATACGTTTTGCAAATTCGGCTGCTGCAGCTAAATTTGGTGGCAGAGCCCCAGTACTAGAAGGCTGCACAGCTTGGAGTTCCTCAGCTGAGTAATCAATTGGAACCAGTGgcctcattttcttctctttctgtGCTTCATCATCCTCCTCGTGAAAAACTGAAGGTACAGTAGTCCGTTTTCCAGAACCTACTATACCAAATCCTAACCTTTTTGCAGGCAAGCCTTCACTCTGACGGGTCTCTGAtggtattatatttaattcatcACCACTACCATTTTGTAAAAACCCGTCCCCTGTCACATACCAGATATGTCATTCAAATAATAGAATAGGCAGGTACAAGGTAATCGACATGtggattaaaaagaaaaaaaagacttcTTAAAGTTTACATGTAAGACAATTACCTATATGGTTCTCACGGCCCGAGTCAAGCTCAGAATCATGTTCTGAAGTCAAAAATTTAATCTCGTTAGCAGGTTCTTCAGGAAGAACAATTTTCTCGTCGATATTCATCATCTGACCAGGTAGAAGTTTGGGTGGATCTCTCTGTTTTTGCAGCTGTTCCTCCTCGGCCTTTCTTTTGGCCTCGgcaatttcttcttcctctctctgtCTATCAACTGAatcatcttccttttctctagacctcttcttcctcttttcctCCAGAGCACCTCTGCgccattttcttcttgaatcatcatcctcatcatcttcatcatacataatctctttcttccttttacgctctttctctttctctctctccttctcatACTGCCTCtgcttttctctctctctttctcgaTATTCCCACTCTTTAAGACATTCTTCATACTGTCGCTCAATCTCCtcaatctttcttctttgttccCTGTCTTTCCTAGCTCGTTCCCGCTCTGTCTCCCTTTCATATCTCTCAATTTCCCGCTCCTTGTCCCTTTTTAAATCTCGCTCCCTGTCTCTTTCTCGACTTCTCCTGTCATACCTTCTACTTCTATCAGGTGAGCTTGTTTCAGGCTTGTCGTACTGCTCACTAGTTTGTTTATTGTCGCTAGTTGAATCGTCATCATTTCTATCATCAGCTACATCTGTAAGAGGTTATGAAAATTAAGCAACCCAGCACCGATActctttaaatttaagaaagaaacataaacTATTTGTAATGAATGAAGACCACGCTATAAACAAATATTGTATATCTACTGTGCAAACTTCTTTAGTTATTCTCATACTACAAAGAGAAGATTTGAACAACCAACTTATGAACACTCACCACTTTTCAAAATATCAACGTCATATTCACCATCTTTCAGTTTAGCAGATGGCTCTGCACTTGAATTTCCAGAAACATCAGCAGTTGTCAGTAGAGGAGGTGGTGGCAGAGGTCTAGACTTCAACCTCTCCTCCAGAGAATTTGTAAGCTTTTCTGATGCCTCTCGATCAGCCTCTCTATCTTCATCACTTAAAACTGCAGAACAGGCAATGTCATGATCTTCCTTTTCCCCTGAATCACGGTCCTCTTTTGAATCCTCTGCAGGGGGCTttgaagtttcattttttgCCACATTCGCTATATCAGCTTCATCTTCCTTAGTCTCTGAAACTTGTGTTTCTTTCAGTTTTTTTGAATTCTCTGCTTTCTTTTCAACATATCGCTTCAGATAATCTCTTGTTGCTTGAGTACCTTTTAGCtgttcattaaaaaattgtgataaaattatattaaaaataagttgaAACTTGAAAGTTGTATATAGAGTTAACATTTGACAccataagaaagaaagaaagaaaaacagacCAGCTTAACTTACTATTTGTTTTACTACCCATCAGAAACAagtttaacttttaatttaatgataccaaacaaaataaatatccaTACCATTTTtaggttgaaaaaaaaaataatgctATTATCAAGAATGAAAATCATCAATCCATAATAATATTACTTGGTAGGGAGGGGAAAAAAGCAATATAGAGGACAACCTTGATTATGACTGAATTTTCAGCTCATACAATAACATTACAACAACAAGATagatcaataaaaataaaaaataaacagaatCCATGAAAGTTTAATCTGAAAGTCGCAGTAAGGAAGCAGTAGGatagcaaaaaaagaaaaaacaaacaaacagatAACTGTAATGTCTGTTTTTAAGAAGGAATGTCAAgatcaaaaaaaatttcaaacaagcATCTTAAATGGTAGAGCAAGAGTGTACCCAGATGTTTTGTAATAATTGTTAAAAAGGTAAGGatttggaagaagatgaacattcaaaaacagaaaattttaaatttattgatcaACAATGGAAAGGCCGTGACACATcttagagattcaaattacTGTGATATGGAAGATgttaattcaaacaaaaccaGTAACTTACGTAGTAGATTTATaaagatcaaattttttaatattaataaaatcaaataggATATCTAGGCAATAGTAACAAATTCCATCATACCACTAGCTCTTGTCCATCAATGTTTAACTTCGTCAGTAATCGTAGTGCACGAAGAACACCTTCAGCAGACTCAAACTCACAGAATCCAAAGGTTCTAGGAGTTCCATCTGAAGGATCTTGGGCCCGTTTCCAACTCTTCACTGGTCCACATAGCTAAAAGAAACAGATGGATATTGATTATAGCCACTAAATTGaagataatgaaaaataacaGAAGAAATGTAACATGGAGAGTGATTAACCTACCTGAAGAAGGGACAGCATGAAATCATTTTCCACTGATTGAGCAATTCGGCCAATATAAATtgtagtttgtggtttttcaGCAGGTGTGACACTTGGGAGAATAGCAGGTCTAACCACAGGAGGGATGATTGGACGAACACCAGGAATCCCTGGAACAGGAGGCCGTGGCATTCCTGGCATCATGCCCATAGCACCAGGTGGGCGTGGAGGAAAAGGTGTCCGAATCATACCAGGAAATGGAGAAGCAAAACGAGGAACTCCtgcacaaaagaaaaaaaaatatcttgcCAATGCATCAGAAAATGTTGTCGGACTACTCAAAGCGGTGCTAAAAGTAcatagaataatattttattaggaTTCATGAATCCCATTACCAAAGTCCCAAGTAAATAAAAGATGGCAGCAAATGAATGAAGCTATCACCAGCTGAATACATTATCTAACCTAATGAAAACGTTCAAATAGTAGCACCAAATTCCTTGAACTGTTACGTAAAATTGTCTTACCTTACTCTTGCAGCCTTATCAAATATCCCGTCCATCAAAAGCagaattttatgatttaagaAGCACAACACTTCGAGCAATTCATACACACAGATAATCGATTGAAAAGGGAATAAGttaatattttctcaaaactcACTCTCAAATTTCCAAGAGATCCGACTGTGTAGCATAaggaatcaaagaaaatgtcaaaaacaatataataattaagagaATTTGATACCTTAGAAACAAGGAGAACGAGCACTCAGGTGGTTAACATGGTCTGCTTCTGGCAATTCAAAATCCAGGGACAGTATCCAATATAACTACCAGTAAAATCCTAGTAAATAAACAGGACCAGCCGTATATTATGTAGCAGGGCAAACGGAAAGGCTCTTGAATACTATACTGCTTGTATTGTATACCAAGTTCTCTTATGGGCTTAGAACCAGAAccccatttaaaaaataaagaaaaaaaccatgCTGAAAGCAAACAAGAATAACAGGCAAATATGAATGAGCNTCCTTCAGATTGCTGTGCCCTAGAGAGTGAAGGTGGGGGagggaaggaaggaaggaaggaaccGTAGAAACGATCTCGGAACCCCTACAGAAGCACGAGGCGAGGGAGATGAAATTGCCTGTTTCTCTTTCAGCGGGTGAGTCTAGCAGGTGACGTATCATTGGTCCACGTGGCGACTTGCGTCACCTACATGGTTACTTTAGTAGATTTGAGTCCAGCATTAGATTGGGCTTTATAGTGAGGAAGCCCGTTGTATTTGGACTCCTTTGGGCCTCGAGGCCCAATAAGCTTACTAAGACGTctccatcattttttttatttatttttgtaagaattgtgataaagaaaaaaaaattctgttttttaatatattttttaaaaagaatattagttttaaatcatttttaatagataaatttaattttgaatataatttttattaaaaaaaaaatataaaacatctTAATAAACctaatcatattttataaaaaaaaaNGCATACCCAAAAAAGGAGTTGTAGTTGGGAGTTCTCTAAGCAATATGAAGCCTTCCAACCTTTTTCACCGTATTCAATCAAGAGACAAGACGCTGTAGGAGAAAACATCCTGTCATCGATACCCTTCATCTAACCAACAcgaaaatttttaatagacTCCGAACTTATTTTTTCGAACTCTTTCCCAGGCATCATAACATGCCCTGAACTCTTACTTTGTGTAAACACTTTAAAATTATGTACTTTCTAGTCAAAATCACACGGAAATGAAGGTAAATTTTTGTTCGAAGTCAGACTGTGTTCCAGTTGATAACGAACTTAAAATGAATGCAGCGGGCAATTGACAGCATCAACAAAGAGAATGCTAAACAAAATTACATATAACACAGCGACAATCATATAGATTAAAGAAACTAGTCAAGATTATTACGGAATCACATTGCCAATTGAAGTGTTCGAACAATAGGGATAAAGAAAACCCACCAGGGGGAAGAAATGCTCCTTGAGGAGTAGCAGCTGCGAAACCATTAGGCATAGTGGCGTACGGCCTCATCGCCGGATTTGGAACCTGACCCGGTGGAACTTGATAAGCCATCATCTGTTGAGGCGCTGGAACTGGAACAGCTCCCGTAACGCCACTTGCCATACCAGGAGCAGGCGCCGGAACCGAACTAACACCGGGAGGCTGAACCCCAGGGTTTGGATAGCTTGGGTTCAGCATGCCAGTGCCAGGCATAGGCGAGAACTGATGAACTCCGAGAGGCACCGGCCGAAAAGACGGAGCCGTCGGAGGAACAGCCACAGTACCGGGCGGCGGGCCATACGATAAAGAAGGAGGCGGTTGCGGCGTGGACACCAACGGTGAATGCAAGGTAGGGTTTATTCCAACAGAAATCGTTGCTGGTGGTAACGATTGCGtaggaggaaaagaagaagcgGCAGATTCAGGCTTCTTGCCCTGTGGATTGGGGTTTTCGGGCTCGGCAGCTTGAGGATTTGAATCGAGGGttgcagaggaagaagaagagtccgccatggaagaagagaaaagatcGGGAGGAAGTCGAAGGCTTCCAGACCAATCCTTCAGATTGCTGTGCCCTAGAGAGTGAAGGTGGGGGagggaaggaaggaaggaaggaaccGTAGAAACGATCTCGGAACCCCTACAGAAGCACGAGGCGAGGGAGATGAAATTGCCTGTTTCTCTTTCAGCGGGTGAGTCTAGCAGGTGACGTATCATTGGTCCACGTGGCGACTTGCGTCACCTACATGGTTACTTTAGTAGATTTGAGTCCAGCATTAGATTGGGCTTTATAGTGAGGAAGCCCGTTGTATTTGGACTCCTTTGGGCCTCGAGGCCCAATAAGCTTACTAAGACGTctccatcattttttttatttatttttgtaagaattgtgataaagaaaaaaaaattctgttttttaatatattttttaaaaagaatattagttttaaatcatttttaatagataaatttaattttgaatataatttttattaaaaaaaaaatataaaacatctTAATAAACctaatcatattttataaaaaaaaattatataatatcgtattaaatataatttataaaaatttaaaaaagagtaaagaagtaaataaataaatatatatatatatatatatacacatacgCATATACATACACACGTATGAGTATAAATAGTAGtagaatgagtataaaaattctTAGTCACCAACCTACTTGTAAGCTTTTGTCAAATGACCATTTGTTTCCTCGCGAATGAACTCTAGCTAGGGTGAGTATTTATACCGCAGTTTCAGCGAGTATATACTCAAATCTCAACGCATCTCTTCTCCCATATCCTTCCACTTGACTTAACCACCTCCATGACCCCTAAATCCCTTGAAATATCGCCTAACTTTCTTCGTTCGGGCACACGATCATCACTCGATTTACCCACCTCGACGACCCCTAAATCTCTTGAAATATGGCATAACTTTCTCCGCTCGGGCACTCGATCATCACTCGATTTAACCACCTCCACAACTCCTAAATCCCCTGAAATATGGCCTAACTTTCTCTGTTCGAGCACACGATTATCACTCGATTTACCCACCTCCACGACCCCTAAATCCCCTGAAATATGGCCTAACTTTCTCCGTTCGGCCACACGATCATCACTCGATTTACCCACCTCCACGACCCCTAAATCCCCTGAAATATGGCCTAACTTTCTCCGTTTGGCCACACGATCATCACTCGATTTACCCACCTCCACGACCCCTAAATCCCCTGAAATATGGCCTAACTTTCTCCGTTCGGGCACTCGATCATCACTCGATTTACCCACCTCGACGACCCCTAAATCCCCTAAAATATGACCTAACTTTCTCCGTTCGGGCACACGATCATCACTCGATTTAACCACCTCCACGACCCCTAAATCCCTTGAAATGTGACCTAACCTTCCCATTCGGACACACGATTATCACTAGATTTAACCACCTCCACGACCCCAAAATCCCTTGAAATATGACTTAACTTTCTCCATTCAGACACACGATCATCACTCGATTTAACCACCTCCACAACTCCTAAATCCCCTGAAATATGGCCTAACTTTCTCTGTTCGAGCACACGATCATCACTCGATTTACCCACCTCCACGACCCCTAAATCCCCTGAAATATGGCCTAACTTTCTCCGTTTGGCCACACGATCATCACTCGATTTACCCACCTCCACGACCCCTAAATCCCCTGAAATATGGCCTAACTTTCTCCGTTCGGGCACACGATCATCACTCGATTTAACCACCTCCACGACCCCTAAATCCCCTAAAATATGACCTAACTTTCTCCGTTCGGGCACACGATCATCACTCGATTTAACCACCTCCACGACCCCTAAATCCCTTGAAATGTGACCTAACCTTCCCATTCGGACACACGATTATCACTAGATTTAACCACCTCCACGACCCCAAAATCCCTTGAAATATGACTTAACTTTCTCCATTCAGACACACGATCATCACTCGATTTAACCACCTCCACGACCCCTAAATCCCTTGAAATATGGCCTAGCTTTCTCCATTCAGGCACACGATCACCACCTTACATTAGGATGACACCCACAACGTACAACATCGTCTCTGCAACatactttttatatatatatttgttcgaactctcttttttctcgaaacaaaaataaaaattttattagccctaattttaataaaccaCCGTTCAatattgaaggaaaaaaaaaaaaaaaaaatccatggTCATACTAAATgcatggagaaagaaaattggaatgaaaaaagagaaaaaaaagaccaaaaggtcaaagaaaatttgttcgGCTCTGAACGAGGGTAAACTGAGACTGAGAGACAAGGAGAATCGAAGCCATAGCTGAATTCTCTGCTGCACCAGATGCCTATTCATGGCGATGATGGAGCAGGATGAAACGACGAAGAACAAGCCTCTGAATATTGACTGGGACAAGCTGTTCGGCGGCAAGGAAACGGAGCCTCCACTGGAAATAATCGTTCAGCCCTCAATTACGATCTCGAAGCACTTTGAAATGGACTCCGATCGCCAACATTTGTTAAGAGATGAATGCCAGAAGCTTAATGATGCGGAATTGGATGAAAAGATTCGCCGAATGAAGCAATTCTACGAGACTAAGGCTCGCTATTTGCCAGATAACGGGCATAAGTATCTTCGCAATCTGGACCTATCCATGGAAGAGAGGGAATCCAGAAAGCTCCGTCGAGTTGAAAAGGTTTTCCTGTCATGTTTTGATTCAGAATCtcttatcaattatttttattgttcttcttcttttaatgAATCGTTTGAACTTTGTTTGGAGTTCGATCATCGAGATTTTCATTCAACATACTTCGATGCTACATATCAGTTAAACTCGATTTATT is drawn from Cucurbita pepo subsp. pepo cultivar mu-cu-16 chromosome LG09, ASM280686v2, whole genome shotgun sequence and contains these coding sequences:
- the LOC111801667 gene encoding RNA-binding protein 25-like isoform X1, coding for MADSSSSSATLDSNPQAAEPENPNPQGKKPESAASSFPPTQSLPPATISVGINPTLHSPLVSTPQPPPSLSYGPPPGTVAVPPTAPSFRPVPLGVHQFSPMPGTGMLNPSYPNPGVQPPGVSSVPAPAPGMASGVTGAVPVPAPQQMMAYQVPPGQVPNPAMRPYATMPNGFAAATPQGAFLPPGVPRFASPFPGMIRTPFPPRPPGAMGMMPGMPRPPVPGIPGVRPIIPPVVRPAILPSVTPAEKPQTTIYIGRIAQSVENDFMLSLLQLCGPVKSWKRAQDPSDGTPRTFGFCEFESAEGVLRALRLLTKLNIDGQELVLKGTQATRDYLKRYVEKKAENSKKLKETQVSETKEDEADIANVAKNETSKPPAEDSKEDRDSGEKEDHDIACSAVLSDEDREADREASEKLTNSLEERLKSRPLPPPPLLTTADVSGNSSAEPSAKLKDGEYDVDILKSDVADDRNDDDSTSDNKQTSEQYDKPETSSPDRSRRYDRRSRERDRERDLKRDKEREIERYERETERERARKDREQRRKIEEIERQYEECLKEWEYREREREKQRQYEKEREKEKERKRKKEIMYDEDDEDDDSRRKWRRGALEEKRKKRSREKEDDSVDRQREEEEIAEAKRKAEEEQLQKQRDPPKLLPGQMMNIDEKIVLPEEPANEIKFLTSEHDSELDSGRENHIGDGFLQNGSGDELNIIPSETRQSEGLPAKRLGFGIVGSGKRTTVPSVFHEEDDEAQKEKKMRPLVPIDYSAEELQAVQPSSTGALPPNLAAAAEFAKRISNVNSKEEKPDSERERGRRPSERSSQRDRDRNDEDTYRSKDENKTTDRDRERDRVLDKVKTPDNKKLLDAKQLIDMIPKTKEELFSYDINWAIYEKHALHERMRPWISKKITEFLGEEETTLVDYIVSSTQEHVKASQMLELLQSILDEEAEMFVLKMWRMLIFEIKKVETGLAFRSKA
- the LOC111801667 gene encoding RNA-binding protein 25-like isoform X2, producing MIRTPFPPRPPGAMGMMPGMPRPPVPGIPGVRPIIPPVVRPAILPSVTPAEKPQTTIYIGRIAQSVENDFMLSLLQLCGPVKSWKRAQDPSDGTPRTFGFCEFESAEGVLRALRLLTKLNIDGQELVLKGTQATRDYLKRYVEKKAENSKKLKETQVSETKEDEADIANVAKNETSKPPAEDSKEDRDSGEKEDHDIACSAVLSDEDREADREASEKLTNSLEERLKSRPLPPPPLLTTADVSGNSSAEPSAKLKDGEYDVDILKSDVADDRNDDDSTSDNKQTSEQYDKPETSSPDRSRRYDRRSRERDRERDLKRDKEREIERYERETERERARKDREQRRKIEEIERQYEECLKEWEYREREREKQRQYEKEREKEKERKRKKEIMYDEDDEDDDSRRKWRRGALEEKRKKRSREKEDDSVDRQREEEEIAEAKRKAEEEQLQKQRDPPKLLPGQMMNIDEKIVLPEEPANEIKFLTSEHDSELDSGRENHIGDGFLQNGSGDELNIIPSETRQSEGLPAKRLGFGIVGSGKRTTVPSVFHEEDDEAQKEKKMRPLVPIDYSAEELQAVQPSSTGALPPNLAAAAEFAKRISNVNSKEEKPDSERERGRRPSERSSQRDRDRNDEDTYRSKDENKTTDRDRERDRVLDKVKTPDNKKLLDAKQLIDMIPKTKEELFSYDINWAIYEKHALHERMRPWISKKITEFLGEEETTLVDYIVSSTQEHVKASQMLELLQSILDEEAEMFVLKMWRMLIFEIKKVETGLAFRSKA